A region of Streptomyces sp. NBC_01267 DNA encodes the following proteins:
- the aroQ gene encoding type II 3-dehydroquinate dehydratase: MTRRVLVLNGPNLGRLGSREPDVYGATSYAGLVDACTALGKELGFDVEVRETNDEGELIRWLHEAADGSIPVVINPGAFTHYSYGMRDAAAQRTAPLIEVHISNPYAREEFRHNSVIAAVASGTVAGFGIGSYRLALRAVAEELTG; encoded by the coding sequence ATGACCCGCCGCGTCCTCGTGCTCAACGGCCCCAACCTGGGCCGTCTGGGCTCCCGGGAGCCCGACGTGTACGGAGCGACGTCCTACGCGGGGCTCGTCGACGCCTGCACGGCGCTCGGCAAGGAGCTCGGCTTCGACGTCGAGGTCCGCGAGACCAACGACGAGGGCGAGCTGATCCGCTGGCTGCACGAGGCGGCGGACGGTTCGATCCCGGTCGTCATCAACCCCGGTGCCTTCACGCACTACTCGTACGGAATGCGCGACGCGGCGGCCCAGCGCACCGCTCCGCTGATCGAGGTGCACATCTCGAACCCGTACGCGCGTGAGGAGTTCCGTCACAACTCGGTCATCGCTGCCGTCGCCAGCGGCACGGTCGCGGGCTTCGGTATCGGCTCGTACCGCCTCGCGCTGCGGGCCGTCGCCGAGGAACTGACCGGCTGA
- the pyrR gene encoding bifunctional pyr operon transcriptional regulator/uracil phosphoribosyltransferase PyrR, with translation MDGTDSGTETGIDTGAGTASGADARDSDARPVLEGPDIARVLTRIAHEIVERAKGAEDVVLLGIPTRGVFLARRLTAKLEEITGRTIPVGSLDITMYRDDLRMRPARALARTDIPADGIDGRLVVLVDDVLFSGRTIRAALDALGDIGRPRAVQLAVLVDRGHRELPIRADYVGKNLPTSLRETVRVQLAEEDGRDTVLLGTRTAPAGGR, from the coding sequence ATGGACGGCACTGACTCAGGCACTGAAACAGGCATCGACACGGGGGCCGGCACGGCTTCCGGCGCGGATGCCCGCGATTCCGACGCACGCCCCGTACTGGAGGGCCCGGACATCGCGCGGGTACTGACCCGCATCGCCCACGAGATCGTCGAGCGCGCCAAGGGCGCCGAAGACGTCGTACTTCTCGGCATTCCGACCCGCGGCGTCTTCCTGGCCCGCCGGCTGACCGCCAAGCTCGAAGAGATCACCGGCCGTACGATCCCGGTCGGCTCCCTCGACATCACCATGTACCGCGACGACCTGCGGATGCGCCCGGCCCGCGCGCTGGCCCGTACGGACATCCCCGCGGACGGCATCGACGGACGCCTCGTCGTCCTCGTCGACGACGTGCTCTTCTCGGGACGTACGATCCGCGCCGCGCTCGACGCACTGGGCGACATCGGCCGCCCGCGCGCCGTACAGCTCGCGGTCCTCGTCGACCGCGGTCACCGCGAACTCCCGATCCGTGCCGACTACGTCGGCAAGAACCTCCCCACGTCGCTGCGGGAGACGGTCAGGGTCCAGCTCGCCGAGGAGGACGGTCGCGACACCGTTCTGCTCGGTACCCGGACCGCCCCGGCCGGCGGCCGGTAG
- a CDS encoding dihydroorotase yields the protein MSKTLIRGAKVLGGEPQDVLIDGETIAAVGHGLSADGAEVIEAEGRILLPGLVDLHTHLREPGREDSETVLTGTRAAAVGGFTAVHAMANTFPVADTAGVVEQVWRLGKESGYCDVQPIGAVTVGLAGKQLAELGAMHDSAAAVRVFSDDGKCVDDAVIMRRALEYVKAFDGVVAQHAQEPRLTEGAQMNEGIVSSELGLGGWPAVAEESIIARDVLLAAHVDSRVHICHLSTAGSVEIVRWAKSKGWKVTAEVTPHHLLLTDELVRTYNPVYKVNPPLRTEADVMALREALADGTIDCVATDHAPHPHEDKDCEWAAAAMGMVGLETALSVVQQTMVDTGLVDWETVADRMSFRPAAIGRLTGHGRPVAVGEPANLTLVDAAYRGEVDPAGFASRSRNTPYEGRELPGRVTHTFLRGRATVVDGTLA from the coding sequence ATGAGCAAGACCCTGATCCGTGGTGCGAAGGTGCTCGGCGGCGAGCCGCAGGACGTCCTGATCGACGGCGAGACGATCGCGGCGGTGGGCCACGGCCTGTCCGCCGACGGCGCCGAGGTCATCGAGGCCGAAGGCCGGATCCTGCTGCCCGGCCTGGTGGATCTCCACACCCACCTGCGGGAGCCCGGCCGTGAGGACTCCGAGACGGTGCTCACCGGTACCAGGGCCGCCGCGGTCGGCGGATTCACCGCCGTCCACGCCATGGCCAACACCTTCCCCGTCGCCGACACCGCCGGGGTCGTCGAGCAGGTGTGGCGCCTCGGCAAGGAGTCCGGCTACTGCGACGTGCAGCCGATCGGCGCCGTCACCGTCGGGCTCGCGGGCAAGCAGCTCGCCGAACTCGGTGCGATGCACGACTCCGCCGCCGCCGTGCGGGTCTTCTCCGACGACGGCAAGTGCGTCGACGACGCGGTGATCATGCGCCGTGCCCTGGAGTACGTGAAGGCGTTCGACGGTGTCGTCGCCCAGCACGCCCAGGAGCCGCGGCTCACCGAGGGCGCCCAGATGAACGAGGGCATCGTCTCCTCCGAGCTGGGCCTCGGCGGCTGGCCCGCCGTCGCGGAGGAGTCGATCATCGCCCGCGACGTCCTCCTCGCCGCCCACGTCGACTCCCGCGTGCACATCTGCCACCTGTCGACCGCAGGCTCGGTGGAGATCGTCCGCTGGGCCAAGTCCAAGGGCTGGAAGGTCACCGCCGAGGTCACCCCGCACCACCTCCTGCTCACCGACGAACTGGTACGCACGTACAACCCCGTCTACAAGGTGAACCCGCCGCTGCGCACCGAGGCCGACGTCATGGCCCTGCGCGAGGCCCTCGCCGACGGCACGATCGACTGCGTGGCCACCGACCACGCCCCGCACCCGCACGAGGACAAGGACTGCGAGTGGGCCGCCGCCGCCATGGGCATGGTGGGCCTGGAGACCGCGCTCTCCGTCGTCCAGCAGACGATGGTCGACACCGGCCTCGTCGACTGGGAGACCGTCGCCGACCGGATGTCCTTCCGCCCCGCGGCCATCGGGCGCCTGACGGGCCACGGCCGCCCCGTGGCGGTGGGCGAGCCCGCGAACCTCACGCTGGTCGACGCGGCTTACCGTGGTGAGGTGGACCCCGCAGGCTTCGCCTCCCGCAGTCGCAACACCCCCTACGAGGGCCGTGAGCTGCCGGGACGTGTCACCCATACCTTCCTGCGGGGCCGGGCAACGGTCGTGGACGGGACACTGGCGTGA
- a CDS encoding Pro-rich N-terminal domain-containing protein, whose translation MQHAVGAPFPPPHGSAAGWAQSAQHPGQPPGWVAQAPPQPPPPPAHRPTAQPSAESTGHVQLPPGGPVPLPAPPSATTQADTGNTTLAVLLIGPAGAGKTTVARHWAKSRRVPTSHISLDDVREWVCSGFADPRSGWNDHSEAQYRLARRTCGFAARNFLANGISCILDDAVFPDRPVVGLGGWKRHVGPGLLPVVLLPGLEVVLERNAARSGNRRLGDEEVARIHGRMAGWYGSGLPIIDNSTYDVATTAQVLDDVLARSIASPPTW comes from the coding sequence ATGCAGCACGCTGTGGGGGCTCCGTTCCCGCCGCCCCACGGAAGCGCCGCCGGATGGGCACAGAGCGCCCAGCACCCGGGACAGCCCCCCGGCTGGGTGGCACAGGCGCCGCCCCAGCCGCCGCCGCCCCCGGCGCACCGGCCGACCGCACAACCCTCCGCCGAATCCACCGGCCACGTCCAGCTCCCGCCCGGCGGCCCGGTGCCGCTCCCGGCGCCGCCGTCCGCCACCACCCAGGCGGACACCGGCAACACCACGCTCGCCGTGCTGCTCATAGGCCCCGCGGGTGCGGGCAAGACCACGGTCGCCCGGCACTGGGCGAAGAGCCGCCGGGTGCCCACGTCGCACATCAGCCTCGACGACGTACGGGAATGGGTCTGCTCCGGCTTCGCCGACCCCCGGTCCGGCTGGAACGACCACTCCGAGGCCCAGTACCGCCTCGCCCGCCGCACCTGTGGCTTCGCCGCCCGGAATTTCCTCGCCAACGGCATCTCCTGCATCCTCGACGACGCGGTCTTCCCCGACCGTCCGGTGGTCGGCCTCGGCGGCTGGAAGCGGCACGTGGGCCCCGGTCTGCTGCCGGTCGTCCTGCTGCCGGGCCTGGAGGTCGTACTGGAGCGCAACGCCGCCCGCAGCGGCAACCGCCGCCTCGGCGACGAGGAAGTCGCCCGGATCCACGGCCGGATGGCCGGCTGGTACGGCTCGGGGCTGCCGATCATCGACAACTCGACCTACGACGTGGCCACCACGGCGCAGGTGCTCGACGACGTGCTGGCCCGCTCCATCGCCTCCCCTCCCACCTGGTGA
- the nusB gene encoding transcription antitermination factor NusB → MAARNTARKRAFQILFEADQRAASVQTVLADWIRHARTDPRQPPVGEYTMELVEGYAEHADRIDDLIATYAVGWTLDRMPVVDRNIVRLSTYELVWVDGTPDAVVIDEAVQLAKEFSTDESPSFINGLLGRFKDLKPSLRRDTDPS, encoded by the coding sequence GTGGCTGCCCGGAACACGGCGCGCAAGCGCGCCTTCCAGATCCTCTTCGAGGCCGACCAGCGCGCGGCGTCCGTGCAGACGGTCCTCGCGGACTGGATCCGTCACGCCAGGACCGACCCCCGGCAGCCGCCGGTCGGTGAGTACACGATGGAGCTCGTCGAGGGGTACGCGGAACACGCGGACCGCATCGACGACCTCATCGCCACCTACGCGGTGGGCTGGACCCTCGACCGGATGCCGGTCGTGGACCGCAACATCGTCAGGCTCAGCACCTATGAGCTGGTGTGGGTCGACGGGACCCCGGACGCGGTCGTGATCGACGAGGCGGTGCAGCTCGCCAAGGAGTTCTCCACCGACGAGTCGCCGTCCTTCATCAACGGCCTGCTGGGCCGTTTCAAGGACCTCAAGCCGAGTCTGCGCCGCGACACGGACCCGTCCTAG
- a CDS encoding PH-like domain-containing protein gives MTPLINLQLAAEQKSATVTDWSDRIGWIVGLLLFVALVYWLMREGWKWRGTLQSDLPELPTAPDDPGTARLSMSGRYHGSTTAGQWLDRIVAHGLGTRSRADVTLTDAGVDVVRPGASDFFIPVAQLREARLDKGIAGKVLTEGGMLIITWQHGDELLDSGFRSDHSAGQADWVDAVNAMTRPVTHSTHTSTTEGTAR, from the coding sequence GTGACACCTCTCATCAATCTCCAACTCGCAGCCGAACAGAAGTCGGCGACAGTCACCGACTGGTCGGACCGCATCGGCTGGATCGTCGGCCTGCTGCTCTTCGTCGCGCTCGTCTACTGGCTGATGCGCGAGGGCTGGAAGTGGCGCGGGACGCTCCAGAGCGACCTGCCCGAGCTGCCCACCGCGCCGGACGACCCCGGTACCGCCAGACTGAGTATGAGCGGTCGCTACCACGGCTCGACGACGGCCGGGCAGTGGCTCGACCGGATCGTCGCGCACGGCCTGGGCACCCGCAGCAGGGCGGACGTGACGCTCACCGACGCCGGTGTGGACGTCGTACGTCCCGGGGCGAGCGACTTCTTCATCCCGGTGGCGCAGCTGCGCGAGGCCAGGCTCGACAAGGGCATCGCGGGCAAGGTCCTCACCGAGGGCGGCATGCTGATCATCACCTGGCAGCACGGCGACGAACTGCTCGACTCGGGCTTCCGCTCCGACCACTCGGCCGGACAGGCCGACTGGGTCGATGCGGTCAACGCCATGACCCGGCCCGTCACCCACTCCACTCACACCAGCACTACGGAAGGCACCGCACGATGA
- a CDS encoding aspartate carbamoyltransferase catalytic subunit, with product MKRHLISAADLTRDDAVLILDTAEEMARVADRPIKKLPTLRGRTVVNLFFEDSTRTRISFEAAAKRLSADVINFSAKGSSVSKGESLKDTALTLEAMGADAVVIRHGASGAPYRLATSGWIDGAVVNAGDGTHEHPTQALLDAFTMRRRLVGADAGTGRDLEGRRITIVGDVLHSRVARSNVHLLHTLGAQVTLVAPPTLVPIGVENWPCEVSYDLDRVLPGSDAVMMLRVQTERMNAAFFPTEREYARRYGLNGDRMARMPDDAIVMHPGPMNRGMEITAEVADSDRCTAVEQVTNGVSIRMAVLYLLLGGSEPAATAHPSPATAAAPSTARTEENK from the coding sequence ATGAAGCGCCACCTCATCTCGGCCGCCGACCTCACCCGCGACGACGCCGTCCTGATCCTCGACACCGCCGAGGAGATGGCCCGGGTCGCGGACCGGCCGATCAAGAAACTTCCCACCCTGCGCGGCCGTACCGTCGTCAACCTCTTCTTCGAGGACTCAACCCGGACGCGTATCTCCTTCGAGGCCGCCGCCAAGCGTCTCTCCGCCGACGTCATCAACTTCTCCGCGAAGGGCTCGTCGGTCTCCAAGGGCGAGTCGCTCAAGGACACCGCGCTGACCCTGGAGGCGATGGGCGCGGACGCCGTCGTCATCCGCCACGGAGCCTCCGGCGCCCCGTACCGCCTCGCGACCTCGGGCTGGATCGACGGTGCCGTCGTCAACGCGGGCGACGGCACCCACGAGCACCCCACCCAGGCGCTGCTCGACGCCTTCACCATGCGCCGCAGGCTGGTCGGCGCGGACGCCGGGACCGGGCGCGATCTCGAGGGCCGCCGCATCACGATCGTCGGCGACGTACTGCACAGCAGGGTCGCCCGCTCCAACGTCCACCTGCTGCACACGCTCGGCGCGCAGGTGACGCTGGTCGCCCCGCCCACCCTGGTGCCCATCGGCGTGGAGAACTGGCCCTGCGAGGTCTCCTACGACCTCGACCGGGTGCTGCCCGGGTCCGACGCCGTGATGATGCTGCGCGTCCAGACCGAGCGGATGAACGCGGCCTTCTTCCCCACCGAACGCGAGTACGCGCGCCGCTACGGCCTCAACGGCGACCGCATGGCGCGGATGCCCGACGACGCGATCGTCATGCATCCGGGACCGATGAACCGGGGGATGGAGATCACCGCCGAGGTCGCCGACTCCGACCGCTGCACGGCCGTCGAGCAGGTCACCAACGGCGTATCCATCCGGATGGCCGTCCTCTACCTGCTGCTGGGCGGTTCCGAACCGGCCGCCACCGCCCACCCGTCGCCCGCCACCGCCGCGGCGCCTTCCACCGCCCGTACCGAGGAGAACAAGTAA
- the bldD gene encoding transcriptional regulator BldD encodes MSSEYAKQLGAKLRAIRTQQGLSLHGVEEKSQGRWKAVVVGSYERGDRAVTVQRLAELADFYGVPVQELLPGTTPGGAAEPPPKLVLDLERLAHVPPEKAGPLQRYAATIQSQRGDYNGKVLSIRQDDLRTLAVIYDQSPSVLTEQLISWGVLDADARRAVAHDEG; translated from the coding sequence ATGTCCAGCGAATACGCAAAACAGCTCGGGGCCAAGCTCCGTGCCATCCGCACCCAGCAGGGCCTTTCCCTCCACGGTGTCGAGGAGAAGTCCCAGGGCCGCTGGAAGGCCGTGGTGGTGGGTTCGTACGAGCGCGGCGACCGCGCCGTGACCGTGCAGCGCCTCGCCGAACTGGCCGACTTCTACGGCGTCCCCGTGCAGGAGCTACTGCCGGGCACCACGCCGGGCGGTGCCGCCGAGCCGCCGCCGAAGCTCGTCCTGGACCTGGAGCGCCTCGCCCACGTCCCGCCGGAGAAGGCCGGGCCGCTCCAGCGTTACGCCGCCACCATCCAGAGCCAGCGCGGCGACTACAACGGCAAGGTGCTGTCGATCCGCCAGGACGACCTGCGCACGCTCGCCGTGATCTACGACCAGTCCCCCTCGGTCCTCACCGAGCAGCTGATCAGCTGGGGCGTGCTCGACGCGGACGCCCGCCGTGCGGTCGCGCACGACGAGGGCTGA
- a CDS encoding pyridoxal phosphate-dependent decarboxylase family protein, whose amino-acid sequence MADPREDSCTDQRILDRLGALRAADLPVRGGRTMAYVYDSGLAGIEELASAAAARFAGVNGLDMTAFPSVVALENDLVTRAAGLLGGDAHTASTFTSGGTESCLLAVSTAREHALRTRGVTEPELVLPDTAHAAFHKAAGLFGLRTVVVPVDPDTYQVRAEDMAAALTGRTALVVVSAPSYAHGVIDPVAEVAGAAAGRGVLCHVDACIGGWYLGHLRLAAEAPELPPFDLSVPGVTSLSVDLHKYAYTPKGASVLLFKDAELRRHGWFAHASWPGYPVVNATLQGTKSAGPLAAAWAVTERIGTAGYTALALRVHRATAALRAGIEEIDGLRVLGRPESSLIAVAADGPDIDPFVVADEMRGHGWYVQPQPAFGSSPANLHLTVTAAVADEETVRQLLDALAKAVTAARELGPAEVDPELAAAAGLLDPDTLTPEEAALALTLAGVGADGELPARMAPVLAVLQALPPALAERLLPELVGRLYRTAPAGQ is encoded by the coding sequence ATGGCCGACCCTCGTGAAGATTCCTGCACGGACCAGCGGATCCTCGACCGGCTCGGCGCGCTGCGCGCCGCCGATCTGCCGGTCAGAGGCGGGCGCACCATGGCGTACGTCTACGACTCGGGCCTGGCGGGCATCGAGGAACTGGCGTCGGCGGCAGCCGCCCGGTTCGCGGGCGTCAACGGCCTCGACATGACGGCGTTCCCCAGTGTGGTGGCGCTGGAGAACGACCTCGTGACGCGTGCCGCCGGACTGCTGGGCGGCGACGCACACACCGCGTCCACCTTCACCAGCGGAGGCACCGAGAGCTGTCTGCTCGCCGTCTCCACGGCCCGTGAGCACGCCCTGCGCACCCGCGGAGTCACCGAGCCCGAACTGGTGCTGCCCGACACCGCGCACGCCGCTTTCCACAAGGCGGCCGGGCTCTTCGGCCTCCGGACCGTGGTGGTGCCGGTCGACCCGGACACCTACCAGGTGCGCGCCGAGGACATGGCGGCTGCGCTCACCGGGCGCACCGCCCTGGTGGTCGTCTCGGCGCCCTCGTACGCGCACGGAGTGATCGACCCGGTGGCGGAGGTCGCCGGAGCGGCGGCCGGGCGCGGTGTGCTCTGCCACGTCGACGCCTGCATCGGCGGCTGGTACCTGGGCCACCTGCGGCTCGCAGCCGAGGCTCCGGAACTGCCGCCATTCGACCTCTCGGTGCCGGGCGTGACCTCGCTCTCGGTGGACCTCCACAAGTACGCGTACACGCCCAAGGGTGCGTCGGTGCTGCTCTTCAAGGACGCCGAGCTGCGCCGGCACGGGTGGTTCGCCCACGCTTCCTGGCCGGGCTACCCGGTCGTCAACGCCACCCTCCAGGGCACGAAGTCAGCAGGCCCGCTGGCCGCCGCCTGGGCGGTGACGGAGCGGATCGGCACCGCCGGCTACACCGCACTCGCGCTGCGCGTCCACCGGGCGACGGCGGCGCTGCGGGCCGGAATCGAGGAGATCGACGGCCTGCGGGTGCTGGGCCGTCCCGAGTCCTCGCTGATCGCCGTCGCCGCGGACGGGCCGGACATCGATCCGTTCGTGGTCGCGGACGAGATGCGTGGCCACGGCTGGTACGTGCAGCCGCAGCCGGCGTTCGGGAGTTCGCCCGCCAACCTGCATCTCACGGTGACGGCGGCGGTGGCGGACGAGGAGACGGTACGACAGCTGCTCGACGCCCTGGCGAAGGCGGTGACCGCCGCCCGGGAGCTGGGTCCGGCCGAGGTCGACCCCGAACTGGCCGCGGCGGCCGGGCTGCTGGACCCGGACACCCTCACACCCGAGGAGGCGGCGCTCGCGCTCACCCTCGCCGGGGTGGGGGCGGACGGCGAGCTTCCCGCGCGGATGGCTCCCGTCCTGGCGGTCCTCCAGGCGCTGCCGCCTGCTCTGGCCGAACGCCTGCTGCCCGAGCTCGTCGGACGGCTCTACCGGACCGCCCCTGCCGGACAGTGA
- the efp gene encoding elongation factor P, with amino-acid sequence MASTNDLKNGLVLKLDGGQLWSVVEFQHVKPGKGPAFVRTKLKNVLSGKVVDKTFNAGVKVETATIDRRDMQFSYMDGEYFVFMDMDTYDQLMVDRKSVGGAANFLIEGFTASVAQYEGEVLYVELPAAVELTIQHTDPGVQGDRSTGGTKPATLETGYEIGVPLFITTGEKIKVDTRSGDYLGRVNS; translated from the coding sequence GTGGCTTCCACGAACGACCTCAAGAACGGCCTGGTGCTCAAGCTCGACGGGGGCCAGCTCTGGTCCGTCGTCGAGTTCCAGCACGTCAAGCCCGGCAAGGGCCCGGCTTTCGTGCGCACCAAGCTCAAGAACGTGCTTTCCGGCAAGGTCGTCGACAAGACCTTCAACGCCGGCGTGAAGGTCGAGACAGCCACCATCGACCGCCGCGACATGCAGTTCTCGTACATGGACGGCGAGTACTTCGTCTTCATGGACATGGACACCTACGACCAGCTGATGGTCGACCGCAAGTCGGTCGGCGGCGCGGCCAACTTCCTCATCGAGGGCTTCACCGCCTCCGTCGCCCAGTACGAGGGCGAGGTGCTCTACGTCGAGCTCCCGGCCGCCGTCGAGCTGACCATCCAGCACACCGACCCCGGTGTCCAGGGCGACCGCTCCACCGGTGGCACCAAGCCCGCCACCCTGGAGACCGGTTACGAGATCGGTGTCCCGCTGTTCATCACGACCGGCGAGAAGATCAAGGTCGACACCCGCTCCGGTGATTATCTCGGCCGGGTGAACAGCTAA
- a CDS encoding aminopeptidase P family protein has product MSEVFAVRRARLRDRCLAAGSGAALVSRPANVRYLAGAAPAGAVLLLGPSDDVLLCPAEPTDDPADGRPDVNLRLTVLPSPGGDPAVAAADLLAGGSAESLAVEERHLTVARHRALGSVAPRLRLADLAGAVEQQRIIKDEDEISALRTAAEITDQALGELLESILVGRTERHLALELERRLIDHGAEGPSFPTSVATGPNAGLGSHRPSDRRVEEGHFLTVRLGAVYRGYRCEIGRTFVIGTSPADWQIELYDLVFAAQRAGREALVPGAACRDVDRAARQILDAAGHGEGLAAATGHGVGLEIDEDPQLAPAAMGKLDACVPVTVEPGVHLPGRGGVRIDDTLVVRPEADGGPELLTITTKELLAL; this is encoded by the coding sequence ATGTCCGAGGTGTTCGCGGTCCGCAGGGCCAGGTTGCGTGACCGCTGCCTGGCCGCAGGCAGCGGTGCCGCGCTGGTCTCCCGCCCCGCCAACGTCCGCTACCTCGCTGGAGCCGCCCCGGCGGGCGCGGTGCTGCTGCTGGGCCCCTCCGACGACGTACTGCTCTGCCCCGCCGAACCGACGGACGATCCCGCGGACGGCCGCCCCGACGTGAACCTGCGGCTGACGGTCCTGCCCTCGCCGGGCGGTGACCCGGCGGTGGCCGCGGCGGATCTGCTGGCCGGCGGGAGCGCCGAGTCGCTGGCCGTGGAGGAGCGCCATCTGACCGTGGCCAGGCACCGGGCGCTGGGCTCGGTGGCGCCCCGGCTGCGCCTCGCCGATCTGGCCGGCGCCGTCGAACAGCAGCGGATCATCAAGGACGAGGACGAGATCAGCGCCCTGCGGACCGCTGCGGAGATCACCGACCAGGCCCTGGGCGAACTCCTCGAATCGATTCTCGTCGGGCGTACGGAACGCCATCTCGCCCTGGAACTGGAGCGCAGGCTCATCGACCACGGCGCCGAGGGGCCGTCCTTCCCGACATCGGTGGCCACCGGGCCCAACGCCGGTCTGGGGAGCCACCGCCCGTCCGACCGCCGGGTCGAGGAGGGGCATTTCCTCACCGTGCGGCTCGGGGCCGTGTACCGCGGATACCGATGTGAGATCGGCCGGACGTTCGTCATCGGGACCTCGCCGGCCGACTGGCAGATCGAGCTGTACGACCTGGTGTTCGCCGCACAACGGGCTGGTCGCGAGGCCCTTGTGCCCGGCGCCGCCTGTCGCGACGTGGACCGCGCGGCCCGCCAGATCCTGGACGCCGCGGGCCACGGTGAGGGCCTCGCGGCGGCGACCGGGCACGGTGTGGGACTCGAAATCGACGAGGACCCGCAGCTGGCACCTGCGGCCATGGGTAAACTGGACGCTTGCGTGCCGGTCACCGTCGAACCGGGGGTCCACCTCCCGGGCCGGGGCGGAGTCCGGATCGATGACACGCTCGTCGTACGCCCTGAGGCGGACGGCGGACCCGAGCTACTCACCATTACGACCAAGGAACTGCTCGCGCTCTAG